The following is a genomic window from Actinomadura rubteroloni.
GTGGAACACGGTGTGAGCGCCTGAAGGAAGGGCGCGGGGCGTCCGCGCGGGGTTATGTTGTGGCTCCACAGCGGGCCGTCAGGGTGAGGTGGGGTTATGCGGTGTCCGGTCTGTGGCAGTGACACGACCCCGGCGTTGCCGCGCTGCACGCACTGCGGCGCGCTGCTGGACACGAATCCGAACGCGGGCGGGGACGCGACGGCGCGCGACGAGCCCGTCCGCCCGCCCTGGGCGACCGACCCGCCGGCCGGCCACGAGCCGCCGTCCGCCGCCGGGCCGCGCCCCGGCGGCCACGAACCCGCGCCCGGCGCCTTCGACCCGTCCCCCGGCTACGACGGCGGCTACGGCTCACGGGCGGGCGGCTCCGAACGGTCGCCCGCAGGCCGCTCAGCACCGCCCGGCGGCCACGAACCGCCGCCCGGCGGCTACGGGTCGTCACTCGGCGGCCACGAGTCCGAGCCCGGCGGTTTCCCCCCGTCGGCCGGTGGTCATGCGCCGCCGCCCGGCGGCTCGGGGCCGTCGGCGGGCGGGTTCGATCCAGGGCGCGCGGGTCGGGAGCCGGCGGGCGGTGGGTTCGAGTCGGCGACCGCGCGGGACGACGCGCCGGGCGCCGGGTTCGGGTTGCCGCCCGCCGGTCCGAGGCACGAGACGACGGCGCTGTCGCCCGAGCCGTGGAACGTGCCGGTGCCGCCCCCGCCGCCCGAGGAGCGGACGACCCCGCTCGCCGACGAGCCGTGGAACCACCCGCCGATCTGGCAGCCGCCGCCCCCGCGCCGCCGCAGCCCGGTCCCGTGGATCGCGCTCGCGGCGGGCATCGTGGTGCTGGCGGTGGTCGCGGTGGGGATCGTGCTGTGGCCGTCCGGGCCGAAGGAGCAGAGCGGCGGGACGCCGACCAGCGTGGGCGCGAGCGCGAGCACGATCGCCGAGAGCCCGACCCCGGACGGCGACGTCCACGTCCAGGCGCAGGCCGTGGACGCGCTGCTCACCGAGATGGGCTCCACGCGCCGCGAACTGGGCTCGGCGATCGAGAACGGCTGCACCGCGAGCGATCTGCAGGCCGTCCGAGACGCGCGGCAGAGCCAGCTCGCCAAGGCGCAGTCCCTCGACGTGGGCGCGCTGACGAACGGCGCGGAGATGCGGGACGCCCTGGTCCGTGCGCTCCAGGCGTCGGTGGACTCCAACTCCCGCTACCTCGACCAGGCCCCCGGCTGCCCGACCGACTCCGACCCGGTCATCGCCGCCGCGAACGAGCGCGCGAGCGCCGCGAAACGGGAGTTCCTCGGCTACTGGAACACCGTGGCCCCGGCCGAGAACCTCCCGTCCCGCTCGGAAGGCGACATTTAGTCGGCCGGCAGGCTGGCCTTGGCGGTGTCGTAGTCGCCGGTCGGCGCGGCGTCGTCCCGGCGGTAGACCAGGTGGACGACCCCGGTCGCGAACGTCGCCGACGAGACGAGTTCCAGCGGCAGCGACGTGTCCGCGTCCTCGAACAGCCGCGTGCCCTTGCGCACGGCGATCGGGTGGACGAACAGGTGCAGCTCGTCCAGCAGCCCGGCCTCCAGCAGCACCCGCACGACCGACACCGACCCGCTCATGCCGATGGCGGACGCGGACGGCTCGTTCTTCAGCGCCGTCACGGCCTCGATGAGGTCGCCCCGGAGCTGTTCGGAGTTCCGCCACGTGAACGTCAGGTCCTGCCGCGACACGACGATCTTGCGCGCGTCGCCGAGCTTCTTGGCGAACCCGGCGTCGTCGCCCCCGGCCTGCTCGCGGTCCGGCCACGCCCCGGCGAAGCTGTCGTAGGTCTTGCGGCCGAGCAGGAGCGTGTCGGCCGAGCCGAGCTGGGCGTCGACGGCCTGTCCCATCTCTTCGTTGAAGTACGGGAAGTGCCAGTCCTGCGGGTCCTCGATG
Proteins encoded in this region:
- a CDS encoding dihydrofolate reductase family protein, with protein sequence MRKITAGLFISLDGVIEDPQDWHFPYFNEEMGQAVDAQLGSADTLLLGRKTYDSFAGAWPDREQAGGDDAGFAKKLGDARKIVVSRQDLTFTWRNSEQLRGDLIEAVTALKNEPSASAIGMSGSVSVVRVLLEAGLLDELHLFVHPIAVRKGTRLFEDADTSLPLELVSSATFATGVVHLVYRRDDAAPTGDYDTAKASLPAD